One segment of Alistipes finegoldii DSM 17242 DNA contains the following:
- the thyA gene encoding thymidylate synthase — translation MKQYLDLLRRIKTEGVVRGDRTGTGTKGVFGHQMRFDLAEGFPLLTTKKVFLKGVIHELLWFLAGDTNIKYLVDNGVHIWDNDAFRYYNELCVRHGVLPVDRDTFLRAAQEGVESPVEGYKFGDLNHVYGYQWRSWPKPDGTVVDQIAQAVGLIRSNPESRRILVSAWNVAEVEDMALPPCHVLFQFYVAEGKLSCQLYQRSADTFLGVPFNIASYALLTLMTAQVCGLQPGEFVHTLGDTHLYLNHLEQVDEQLAREPRPLPVMRLNPAVKSLFDFRYGDFTLEGYDPWPAIKAPMSF, via the coding sequence CCTCGATCTGCTGCGCAGGATCAAGACCGAAGGCGTCGTGCGCGGCGACCGTACCGGCACCGGTACCAAAGGCGTCTTCGGACATCAGATGCGCTTCGATCTGGCGGAGGGCTTTCCCCTGCTGACGACCAAAAAAGTATTTCTGAAGGGCGTGATCCACGAACTGCTCTGGTTCTTGGCCGGCGATACCAATATAAAATACCTCGTGGACAACGGGGTGCATATCTGGGATAACGATGCATTCCGCTATTACAACGAGCTTTGCGTGCGCCACGGCGTGCTGCCTGTCGACCGCGACACGTTTCTGCGGGCGGCGCAGGAGGGAGTCGAATCGCCGGTCGAAGGGTATAAATTCGGCGATCTGAACCACGTTTACGGCTATCAGTGGCGCAGCTGGCCCAAGCCCGACGGCACCGTCGTCGATCAGATCGCGCAGGCGGTCGGGCTTATCAGGAGCAATCCCGAATCGCGGCGCATTCTCGTCTCCGCATGGAACGTCGCCGAGGTGGAGGATATGGCCCTGCCGCCGTGCCATGTGCTGTTCCAGTTCTACGTGGCCGAAGGAAAACTCTCGTGCCAGCTTTACCAGCGCAGTGCCGATACGTTTCTGGGCGTGCCGTTCAATATCGCCTCCTATGCCCTGCTGACGTTGATGACGGCGCAGGTCTGCGGCCTGCAGCCCGGCGAATTCGTCCATACGCTCGGCGACACGCACCTCTATCTGAACCATCTGGAGCAGGTGGACGAACAGCTTGCGCGCGAACCCCGTCCGCTGCCCGTAATGCGGCTCAATCCTGCCGTAAAGTCGCTCTTCGACTTCCGCTACGGGGATTTCACGCTCGAAGGCTACGATCCGTGGCCGGCGATCAAGGCGCCGATGTCGTTCTGA
- a CDS encoding right-handed parallel beta-helix repeat-containing protein yields the protein MKPRLGTVILLVSMVCGTASARTGVIDIADYKGRYDTQDMTPFVYTLLESIPADKPVKLVFPEGTYHFRPEFAAGKYHCITNHDNGYRHFAFPLTGRRNIEIDGGGSEFIFHGRIIPFLIEDSHGVTLRNFTVDWEVPFTLEAKVTTADAETQRVEIEIPDEFGHAVENGKLIMRAEGWEERIPGENIVFDPRTMATAYRSDDYYIPKPDNFDIRVTPTAPGRYELHTRFVRALPPVGTILTFKGVFTQNRHSPAIHATASSGVLVEDVTIHHCGGMGLIAEKADNVTVRRLQVVLRKGSPRMITTTADATHFCNCRGTVLIEECVFENMLDDATNVHGSYVRVTGITAPDQVIARINHPQQAGYEFAGKGDEIDVVDAETLLAKHTLRVKKSERINAHYIRLTFTAPVEGRLTVGDGLENMSWYPELIFRNNVVRNNRARSILVSTPRKVVVEGNTFSSMMSAILFEGDMDHWYESGAVRDVTIRNNRFLDGTYGGADFPTIFINPHQKKEVPGHPYERNITIEGNLFRTFNEQLLRAKSVGGLIFRDNTIELSEKYKPYNDLPTIDIRSSQQVVIKNNRYKKPGKISIVRK from the coding sequence ATGAAACCACGCTTGGGAACGGTCATACTCCTCGTGAGTATGGTCTGCGGTACGGCATCCGCCCGAACCGGAGTAATCGATATCGCGGACTACAAAGGCAGGTACGACACGCAGGACATGACTCCGTTCGTCTACACCCTGCTCGAAAGCATCCCGGCAGACAAGCCGGTAAAACTGGTATTTCCCGAAGGCACCTACCATTTCCGGCCGGAATTCGCCGCCGGAAAATACCACTGCATCACCAACCACGACAACGGATACCGCCATTTCGCATTCCCGCTGACGGGACGGCGGAACATCGAGATCGACGGCGGCGGCTCGGAATTCATTTTCCACGGCCGGATCATCCCGTTTCTGATCGAGGATTCGCACGGCGTGACGCTGCGCAATTTCACCGTAGACTGGGAGGTTCCCTTCACGCTGGAGGCGAAGGTGACGACCGCGGATGCGGAGACGCAGCGTGTCGAGATCGAGATTCCGGACGAGTTCGGCCATGCGGTCGAAAACGGCAAGCTCATCATGCGGGCAGAAGGCTGGGAAGAGCGTATTCCGGGCGAGAACATCGTTTTCGATCCCCGCACCATGGCCACCGCCTACCGCAGCGACGATTACTACATCCCCAAGCCGGACAACTTCGACATACGGGTTACGCCGACGGCTCCCGGCCGCTATGAACTCCACACCCGGTTCGTGCGCGCCCTGCCGCCCGTCGGAACGATCCTGACGTTCAAAGGCGTCTTTACCCAGAACCGGCATTCGCCCGCCATCCACGCGACTGCGTCGTCCGGCGTTCTGGTCGAGGATGTCACCATCCACCACTGCGGCGGCATGGGGCTGATCGCCGAAAAGGCCGACAACGTAACCGTCCGCAGGCTGCAGGTGGTCCTGCGGAAGGGAAGCCCCCGGATGATAACGACCACGGCGGACGCCACCCACTTCTGCAACTGCCGGGGAACCGTCCTGATCGAAGAGTGCGTTTTCGAGAACATGCTCGACGATGCGACCAACGTACACGGCTCCTACGTCCGCGTGACCGGCATCACGGCGCCCGATCAGGTCATCGCCCGCATCAACCACCCCCAGCAGGCCGGGTATGAGTTTGCCGGAAAGGGCGACGAAATCGACGTCGTGGACGCGGAGACCCTGCTTGCGAAACACACCCTGCGGGTGAAAAAATCGGAACGCATCAACGCCCATTACATCCGGCTGACGTTCACCGCTCCCGTCGAAGGCCGACTCACGGTCGGCGACGGGCTGGAAAACATGTCGTGGTACCCGGAACTGATCTTCCGGAACAACGTCGTGCGCAACAACCGGGCGAGAAGCATTCTGGTCAGCACGCCCCGGAAAGTCGTCGTCGAGGGCAACACCTTCTCGTCCATGATGTCCGCCATTCTGTTCGAGGGGGACATGGACCACTGGTACGAATCGGGAGCCGTGCGCGACGTGACGATCCGCAACAACAGGTTTCTCGACGGCACATACGGCGGCGCCGATTTCCCGACGATCTTCATCAACCCGCACCAGAAAAAAGAGGTTCCGGGCCATCCCTACGAACGCAACATCACCATCGAAGGCAATCTGTTCCGGACCTTCAACGAGCAGCTGCTCCGGGCGAAATCCGTCGGAGGACTGATTTTCAGAGACAACACCATCGAATTATCGGAGAAGTACAAGCCTTACAACGACCTCCCGACGATCGACATCCGCAGCTCGCAGCAGGTCGTCATCAAAAACAACCGCTACAAGAAGCCGGGGAAAATCAGCATCGTCCGGAAATAA
- a CDS encoding right-handed parallel beta-helix repeat-containing protein, whose protein sequence is MKKLTVFCAAACLAASAAAQNHPDLHEVLDRQKGRNLIEIPKGTYTLDVRSNGPYKFHNLTDVHINGNGSTVICNNQEQAFSFYNCVRVELRDLTIDYDPLCFTQGEITAVAEDGSWFDVRIDEGYPVTGLAANRVQFYDPQTRLLKRNSITTYTSNYSALKQLGHNLFRAVKNGTWSAGEQVGDLVVMDVKTDKPNAGVHTVMLNKCYNTKLENVTVYGSNTFSFFEKEGYANEYRNCVVDRGPMPQGIRPRLRSGNADGIHSSQARKGPTVTGCKVGHNGDDCIIVCGRSFPVGSADAAKGTIDLVTRETHPVFRRGDRLVVVGYDGKRKGELRLVSVSRFDPTEEQRNAVTTGYPSLLSKASYKLGFRLKVKQMPFEIGPGDVVFNADAVGSGFLVKDNEVGHVRSRGILIKGIDGVVASNRITGCAMQGILMSPEIEWMGGGFSSNVQIVGNTIEECMFERGNPRIPPGALSLFYITGDAKVAEPGAFINITVQKNKVTGCPCPAIAVTSVDGLKMSDNEVENSKEVTRSHGERYGADTGAPVWEKNNIKK, encoded by the coding sequence ATGAAAAAACTGACTGTTTTCTGTGCCGCCGCATGTCTCGCGGCATCCGCGGCGGCGCAGAATCATCCCGATCTTCACGAGGTCCTCGACCGGCAGAAAGGCCGGAACCTCATCGAAATACCCAAAGGCACCTACACGCTCGACGTGCGCAGCAACGGGCCGTACAAGTTCCACAACCTGACCGACGTCCACATCAACGGCAACGGATCGACGGTCATCTGCAACAATCAGGAGCAGGCGTTCAGCTTTTACAACTGCGTGCGGGTGGAGCTGCGCGACCTGACCATCGACTACGATCCGCTCTGCTTTACGCAGGGCGAGATTACGGCCGTAGCCGAAGACGGAAGCTGGTTCGACGTCCGGATCGACGAGGGGTATCCCGTAACCGGTCTGGCCGCCAACCGCGTGCAGTTCTACGATCCGCAGACACGCCTGCTCAAGCGCAACAGCATCACCACCTACACGAGCAACTACTCCGCACTCAAACAGCTCGGTCACAACCTCTTCCGGGCCGTCAAGAACGGAACGTGGAGCGCAGGCGAGCAGGTCGGGGATCTGGTGGTCATGGACGTCAAGACCGACAAGCCGAACGCCGGCGTCCATACCGTCATGCTCAACAAGTGCTACAACACCAAACTCGAAAACGTCACGGTATACGGGTCCAACACCTTCTCGTTTTTCGAGAAGGAGGGCTACGCCAACGAGTACAGAAACTGCGTCGTAGACCGAGGCCCCATGCCGCAGGGCATCAGGCCCCGCCTGCGTTCGGGCAACGCCGACGGCATCCACAGCAGTCAGGCACGGAAAGGCCCGACCGTCACGGGGTGCAAGGTAGGCCACAACGGCGACGACTGCATCATCGTCTGCGGACGCTCGTTCCCGGTCGGATCGGCCGACGCCGCGAAGGGTACGATCGACTTGGTGACGCGCGAAACCCACCCCGTATTCCGGCGCGGCGACAGACTGGTCGTGGTCGGTTACGACGGGAAACGCAAAGGCGAACTCCGGCTGGTTTCAGTCAGCCGCTTCGACCCGACCGAAGAGCAGCGCAACGCCGTGACGACGGGTTATCCCTCGCTGCTGTCAAAAGCCTCCTACAAGCTCGGATTCCGGCTCAAGGTGAAGCAGATGCCGTTCGAAATCGGCCCCGGCGACGTGGTTTTCAACGCCGACGCCGTCGGCAGCGGATTCCTCGTCAAAGACAACGAAGTGGGTCACGTACGCTCGCGCGGAATCCTGATCAAGGGCATCGACGGAGTGGTGGCGTCGAACAGGATAACCGGATGCGCCATGCAGGGAATCCTCATGTCGCCCGAAATCGAATGGATGGGAGGCGGCTTCTCCTCGAACGTGCAGATCGTCGGCAATACGATCGAGGAGTGCATGTTCGAACGCGGCAATCCGCGCATACCTCCCGGAGCGCTGTCGCTCTTCTACATCACGGGCGACGCGAAGGTCGCGGAACCGGGCGCATTCATAAACATCACCGTCCAGAAGAACAAGGTGACCGGCTGCCCCTGCCCGGCAATCGCAGTCACGTCGGTGGACGGACTGAAAATGTCGGACAACGAGGTCGAAAACTCAAAAGAGGTGACGCGCAGCCACGGAGAACGGTACGGCGCCGACACGGGTGCGCCGGTCTGGGAAAAGAACAACATAAAGAAATAG